GGATGACCTGCGCCTCGAGGGTCCCGAACTGACGTGGGTCGACGCCTCGGCGGTCAGCGGCGAGAGCTACGTGTACCGTATCGCGGCGGCGAACGGCGCCTTCGCGTTCGAGTCGTCGGCGGTGACCGTGCCCACGCGGCGCCTGGCGTTGAAGAACGCCGTGCCGAATCCCTTCAACCCCTCGACCACGGTGGTCTTCGAGATTCCGGGCACCGCGGGTGCGCGGGTCCCGACCGTGCTCGAGCTGTACGACGTCACGGGCCGTCGTGTGCGGACGCTCCTGTCGGCTCCCCTCGGAGCCGGAGAGCACCGCGTGACGTGGGACGGCACCGACGAACGCGGACAGAGGGTCGCCTCGGGTGCGTACTTCGCCCGCCTGAGCGCGGCCGGCCAGAACCAGACCATGAAGTTGATGCTCGTGAAGTAGCCCCACGCCACGATCCGGTGCGGGAGGCGGTTGCTCCGCCTTCCGCACCGGTGTTAGACTGGAGTGGCTCTGGGGGAGCACCCACCGACTCGCCAGCGCCATTCGACCCGTACGAACGCCCCTCGGGAGATCCCACCGCGCGCTTGCTAAGGTCCTGACCTTCCGAAACCCGCCGGTCCGTCCGGAGGGAATCGCTTCGCTGCGGTCCGGGTGATCGCAACGATCCAGTCACGAGGACTCGAGGCCGGAGGATTTCCACGCCCATGCGCCCTGCCGTACGTGTACTGACCACGGCTCCCCACCTTCTGATCCTGAGCACGTTGATCGTCGTAGCCCTGGTCGCCCCGGGTCGCGCAGCGACGGTCGACCTCGAGCTCCGCGCCGCGGACCTGAGCGTGACCGCGAGCGACGGTGAGGTCCGGCTGGTGCTGCCGGGCGCCCACGCCCTGCGCCACACGGGTCGTCCCGAGTTGCCCGCGCGGGCCTTCACCTTCGCCGTCGCGCCCGATCGGACCGTGGTGTCGGCCGGGCTCGTCGGCGGGCAGTGGGTCCGGGTGCCTCTCGACGCGGCGCCCCGGGTCGTCGAGCCGCTGGAGCCCTTCGAGGCGCGGGGCCTCGGGGTCGAGTCCGTCTTCTCCGACGAACAGCTCGCCGATGCTGTGTACTACCCGCCCGTCGAGGCGCGCCCGGTCGGGCGGCGGGTGTGGCACGGTCAGGCCATGGTGACGGTCGAGGTCTATCCCGTGCGCGTGGACGCGCGCGGAGACGTGTGGCTGCGCGAGGGCGCGACCCTGGACGTGACCTTCGGGCCCGCGGATCCCCCCGGCGACATCGTGCGGCGGGAGCGAGCGCTGCCCGGTTGGGACCGGCGGGTGACCGATGCCCTCCGGCGCCGAGTGGTCGACCCCACGCGCATCCGTGTCGACCGGAAGTCCGCGGCGCTCGACGCCCCGGTCTCCGTCGAGGCTTCGGCCGCGGTCGGTCCCACGCTCGACAGCCGGCCGGTGCAGCACCTGATCCTGACCACCAGCGAGCTGGCTCCGTCGTTCCAACGTCTGGCCGACCATCGCAATCGGCTGGGGATGTCGTCCCTGGTCGTGACGGTCGAGGACGTGCTCGCCACCACCCGGAAGGGTGTCGACCTGGCCGAGACCCTCCGCAACTACGTGCGCGATGCCTACTCGCTGTGGGGAGTGGACTACCTTCTGCTGGGGGGCGACACCCAGATCGTACCGACGCGCTACGTGCGCAACGACTTCTACCCTTCGGGGTCGTTCACCGACATTCCCACCGATCTGTACTACGGGGGTCTCGACGGGAACTGGAACGCCGACGGGGACGCGGTCTTCGGTGAGCACTATCGCAGCAGCGCCGACCGCGGCGACGACGCGGACTTCGACGCCGAGGTGTCGGTCGGCCGGGCCACCGTCACCACGGTGGCCGGTGCCGAGGCCTTCGTCGACAAGGTCATCGCCTACGAGATCCCGGCGACCACGGACTGGCAGCACGGCGCGCTCCTGGCGAGCGAGGTCCTCTTCCCGCTGGGATGGAAGACCGGGGACCCCGTGCAGCTCGACGGTGCCTTCCTCAGCGAGGCCCTGATCGACTCGGCCTTCGCGCCGTGCGCGGCGGAGCCCTGGAACGTCGAACGGCACTACGAGATCCCGGAGAACTACCCGGCTGCGAATCCCGTGAGTCCGCAGGGCGTGATCGACGCGCTCGACACCGGGAACTTCGGTGTGTTCCACCACGTCGGGCACGGCTTCTACTTCAACATGAGCGTCGGGCCCGGCGCCCTCGTGCCCGCCGACGCCGACGGACTGACCAACGGCCCGAACTACTTCCTGCTCTACTCCTTGAACTGCAGTTCGTCGGCCTTCGACTTCAACTGTCTCAACGAGCGTTTCGTCCGCAACCCGCAGGGGGGCGCCATGGCGTCGCTCGGCAGTTCGCGGGCGGCCTTCCCGAGCGCGGCCAAGCCGCTGCAGGAGGAGTTCTATCGCGCGTGGCTGTGCGAGGGCGTCGATCGCGTGGGGGACATCTACACCATGTCCCGGCAGCCCTTTCTCGTCAGCACCCTGTTCAACACCGTGCAGCGGTGGACCCAGATGGTCTACACGCTGCTCGGCGACCCGGCCATGCCGCTGTTCCGGGACGAACCCGTCGAGGCGACGATCGCAGCGCCCTCCCAGATCACGTTGGGCAACGCGGATCCTTCGCTGTTCGTGTTCGGCCCCGGTGGTGTACCCCTCGAGGGGGTCACCGTGAGCGCGACGAAGAACGGCGAGGACACCATGGTTGCGACGACCGGGCCCAACGGTTCCGTGGCCCTGGACTTCGCGGCCGAGAGTCCCGGCGACATCGCGGTGTGGGCCTCGGGACAGCAGATCGTGCCCACGTCGACCACCGTGACGGTGGTCGAGGGCAGCGAGTCGGTGGCCACGGTGCAGGGCTTCGCGCTGGACGACGACGCGAACGCCCCGAGCGATGGCAACGACAACGGCCGGGCCGAGGCCGGTGAGCGCGTGGCCCTGCTTCCGACCATCGGGAATGCCACGGGAGTCCAGCATCCCGGCGGTGACGTCCTGCTGCGCTTGGACGACCCCTATGTCACGGTGGTCGACAGCCTGAGCAGCTTCGGCGTGGTCGCCGGATCGTCGACGGTGTCGGCCGACACCCCGGTCACGCTGGAGATCGATCCTGCCGCCCCCGACGGTCACGCTGTGGAGCTGCGCTTCCTGGTCGACGACGGGGGTGGGCAGGCCGTCCTCGACCTCGAGGCCCTCACGCTGGAAGCAGCGGAGTTGGAGGTGGTCGGTCTGCGCTTCGACGACGGCGGCGACGGAATCGTGACGAGCGGGGAGAGCGCGACCGTGCTGGTCGACCTCAAGAACTACGGTGCGGGCTCGGCCGAGGGACTGACGGGATCGCTCGTGGTCACCGACGGCGACGCGATCGTCGACGACACGTCGGCGTCGTGGCCGGCCATCGAGGGTGCCCTGGGCGTCGCGAGCACGACCACCGATGCGTTCGGGATCACCGTGAACGGCGACGCATCGGCCGTGTCGGCCGAGCTCACCGTGACCGACTCGCAGGGCCGCACTCTCGTCCATCCCTTCGACCTGGTCGCTCCGCCGAAGGTGCAGGGGCTGAGTCTGGCGAGCGCAGGCGCGGGGCGGATCCAGATCGAGTGGTCGAAGTCCGCCGCCGTCGACCTGATGGGATACCGGGTGTACCGCCGGGCCGACGGTGCCCCGGCGTTCACCCTGGCCACGCCCGACGTCCTGGTCGGATCGGCCACCTTCTTCGACGAAGGCCTCGATCCGCTGACGACCTTCGACTACGCGGTGAGCGCGGTGGACTCGGGCGGGGTCGAAGGGCCGTTGTCCGACGAACTGGCCGCGTCGACCAATCCCCCCGAGATCAGCTGCTTCCCGCTGCCACTCGGGCTCGAGACGAGCGGTGCGCTGGCGATCTCCGACGTCGACGACGACGGGGTTCGCGACATGGTGATCGGCGCCGAGACCGTCTACCTGATCGACGGCGAGTGCCAGGAGCCGCTGGACGGCGACAACGACGCGCAGACCTTCGGTCCGATCTACGACGCGTCGGCGCGCTTCGAACCCTCCTCGATCACGCTCGGGGACCTCGATCCGAACCGGCGCGGCTTGGAGATCGTGGCCATGAACCGCGACACGCGTGAACTCCTGGTGCTCGACGGGCAGGGCAACGTGCTGCCCGGCTGGCCGCAGACGCTGGCGAACTGGGCGTGGGGCACGGCGGTGGTCGGCGATCTCGACGGCGACGGCACGGCCTCGGTGCCCGACAACGAGATCGTGATCAACGACCTGAGTGGCTTCACCTATGCCTTCCACCACGACGGAACCGAGGTCGCCGACGGGGACGCGAATCCCTCGACGGTGGGAGTGATCGCGCCGCGCCGGCAGCAGGACGTGGGAGGGACCACGTACACCGAGTTCTTCGGCCGCACCACGCCGGCCCTGTTCGACGTCGACGGTGACGGCAGCCTCGAGATCCTGTTCGGGAGCAAGTACCAGAACGCGAACGCGCCCGACTACTTCTACGCGCTGCGGACCGACGGGTCGGGGACGAATGCGCCGGGTTGGCCGAAGCAGTTCGCCCCGCAGTCGGTCTTCCTGGCCAGTCCGTCGCTGGCGGACATCGATCGTGACGGTGTGACCGAGATCATCGCGCCGTGCGAGAACGATTCGTTGTACGTCTGGGAGCCCGACGGATCGAACCAGCCTGGTTTCCCGGTCCACCTGCCGAACAACGCCGTGAACTTCGATTCGCTCACGCCCTCACCGGCGGTCGGGAACTTCGATGCCGACGCGGACCTCGAGTTCGTGGCCGTGGGGATCACGCGGACGAACATCGACGGCAAGCAAGTGTACCGCAGCACCCTGAAGATCTACGATCCCGACGGCACCGTACTGGCTGGGTGGCCGGTCGTGGTCGAGGACCTGTCGGAGTCGAGTCCGGTGGTCGGCGACGTCGACGGCGACGGACAGCTCGACGTGGTGTACGGGATCGGCGGCACCGAAGCCGACGACGCCCTGTTCGCCTTCACCGCCGCGGGCGAGCCGGTGCGTGGGTTCCCGATTCCGATCAACGGTTTCGTGCGCGCCACGCCGACACTGACCGACTTCGATCAGAACGGGACCCTCGATCTGGCCCTTGCCACGTGGGACCGTCTGATCCACGTGTGGGACACGGGTGCGCCCTACGATCCCGCGCTCGCCCCGTGGCCCACCTTCCGCGGCAACGTGAATCGCTCCGGAGTCTTCGGGATCCAGATCGCCACGTCGGCACCCGCCGGCGATACCCCCGGGACCGTGCGACGTGCGGTCCTGAGCGCGGCCACGCCGAATCCCTTCAATCCCCGCACCACGATCGGCTTCGCGCTGGACAGCGCGTCGGACGACGTGCGGCTCGAGGTCTTCGACGTGCAGGGACGCCGCGTGCGGACCCTGGCGCAGGGCGGCTTCGCGGCCGGCCGGCACAGCGTGGACTGGAGCGGTCTCGACACGC
This Candidatus Krumholzibacteriia bacterium DNA region includes the following protein-coding sequences:
- a CDS encoding FlgD immunoglobulin-like domain containing protein; the encoded protein is GFDLFLHVWDMPFPFYEHLAPWPTFQVNNRRTGVFLEDQATSAVSAIVDVRAGVEGMMLETRFTGGAVVGIDVVVDRRAADADTWTRVADDLRLEGPELTWVDASAVSGESYVYRIAAANGAFAFESSAVTVPTRRLALKNAVPNPFNPSTTVVFEIPGTAGARVPTVLELYDVTGRRVRTLLSAPLGAGEHRVTWDGTDERGQRVASGAYFARLSAAGQNQTMKLMLVK
- a CDS encoding C25 family cysteine peptidase produces the protein MRPAVRVLTTAPHLLILSTLIVVALVAPGRAATVDLELRAADLSVTASDGEVRLVLPGAHALRHTGRPELPARAFTFAVAPDRTVVSAGLVGGQWVRVPLDAAPRVVEPLEPFEARGLGVESVFSDEQLADAVYYPPVEARPVGRRVWHGQAMVTVEVYPVRVDARGDVWLREGATLDVTFGPADPPGDIVRRERALPGWDRRVTDALRRRVVDPTRIRVDRKSAALDAPVSVEASAAVGPTLDSRPVQHLILTTSELAPSFQRLADHRNRLGMSSLVVTVEDVLATTRKGVDLAETLRNYVRDAYSLWGVDYLLLGGDTQIVPTRYVRNDFYPSGSFTDIPTDLYYGGLDGNWNADGDAVFGEHYRSSADRGDDADFDAEVSVGRATVTTVAGAEAFVDKVIAYEIPATTDWQHGALLASEVLFPLGWKTGDPVQLDGAFLSEALIDSAFAPCAAEPWNVERHYEIPENYPAANPVSPQGVIDALDTGNFGVFHHVGHGFYFNMSVGPGALVPADADGLTNGPNYFLLYSLNCSSSAFDFNCLNERFVRNPQGGAMASLGSSRAAFPSAAKPLQEEFYRAWLCEGVDRVGDIYTMSRQPFLVSTLFNTVQRWTQMVYTLLGDPAMPLFRDEPVEATIAAPSQITLGNADPSLFVFGPGGVPLEGVTVSATKNGEDTMVATTGPNGSVALDFAAESPGDIAVWASGQQIVPTSTTVTVVEGSESVATVQGFALDDDANAPSDGNDNGRAEAGERVALLPTIGNATGVQHPGGDVLLRLDDPYVTVVDSLSSFGVVAGSSTVSADTPVTLEIDPAAPDGHAVELRFLVDDGGGQAVLDLEALTLEAAELEVVGLRFDDGGDGIVTSGESATVLVDLKNYGAGSAEGLTGSLVVTDGDAIVDDTSASWPAIEGALGVASTTTDAFGITVNGDASAVSAELTVTDSQGRTLVHPFDLVAPPKVQGLSLASAGAGRIQIEWSKSAAVDLMGYRVYRRADGAPAFTLATPDVLVGSATFFDEGLDPLTTFDYAVSAVDSGGVEGPLSDELAASTNPPEISCFPLPLGLETSGALAISDVDDDGVRDMVIGAETVYLIDGECQEPLDGDNDAQTFGPIYDASARFEPSSITLGDLDPNRRGLEIVAMNRDTRELLVLDGQGNVLPGWPQTLANWAWGTAVVGDLDGDGTASVPDNEIVINDLSGFTYAFHHDGTEVADGDANPSTVGVIAPRRQQDVGGTTYTEFFGRTTPALFDVDGDGSLEILFGSKYQNANAPDYFYALRTDGSGTNAPGWPKQFAPQSVFLASPSLADIDRDGVTEIIAPCENDSLYVWEPDGSNQPGFPVHLPNNAVNFDSLTPSPAVGNFDADADLEFVAVGITRTNIDGKQVYRSTLKIYDPDGTVLAGWPVVVEDLSESSPVVGDVDGDGQLDVVYGIGGTEADDALFAFTAAGEPVRGFPIPINGFVRATPTLTDFDQNGTLDLALATWDRLIHVWDTGAPYDPALAPWPTFRGNVNRSGVFGIQIATSAPAGDTPGTVRRAVLSAATPNPFNPRTTIGFALDSASDDVRLEVFDVQGRRVRTLAQGGFAAGRHSVDWSGLDTQGRTVASGVYYAVLEVDGERVGAQKMALVK